In Prescottella soli, a genomic segment contains:
- a CDS encoding PucR family transcriptional regulator, which produces MIRLSYLIESLGGAVVRPAVTAHRDQVTDVVLYEGDRIEPGGRGHLVLGPGIHETSRAVDLLHSAAQAGSCAVVLPVPAAAEPDVVSAAESLGVGLVELLPTTSWTHLVWLIRSVIDHSTVRVGSEISGENVDHDALFGLADAAAAIVGAPVTIEDVQSRVLAHSELQDTADTARISTIVGRRVPENVIRHFRSRGTFRRLHGCDAPIRIDSGPEGFLPRLVVPIRSGRELLGSIWVVESEPVSAHQLLELTRTASVVALHLVRLRAQSGMARRMSADRLRALLLSPDDGVTVPLPPGPWRVVALASARSDTADTQIAAQEGFLRRHGWLQPLLTTLDDIPIAVVTDAGSTRVAGSWEWLRTAIAGADQANASALAGGPARTPEELSRSGSEALELVALAGVGRLHASSTTFEEAWPDIALARARSAILATPFDVGPVRLLVDHDRERGSDLVATLATYLAHYGEPKRAARELHVHPNTLRYRMRQIIDLSGLDVTDHRVRLAAALVLDSTTARRHRGA; this is translated from the coding sequence ATGATCCGCCTGAGCTACCTCATCGAATCCCTGGGCGGTGCCGTGGTGCGCCCGGCGGTGACTGCCCACCGAGATCAGGTCACCGACGTCGTTCTCTACGAGGGTGACCGGATCGAGCCGGGCGGTCGCGGGCACCTGGTGCTCGGACCGGGGATCCACGAGACGTCACGGGCGGTCGACCTCCTGCACAGCGCCGCCCAGGCCGGTTCGTGCGCGGTGGTGTTGCCGGTACCCGCCGCCGCCGAGCCGGACGTGGTGAGTGCGGCCGAATCGCTCGGCGTCGGACTCGTCGAGTTGCTGCCGACGACCTCGTGGACACACCTCGTGTGGCTGATCCGGAGCGTCATCGACCACTCGACCGTCCGTGTCGGCTCCGAGATCAGCGGCGAAAATGTCGACCACGACGCGCTCTTCGGCCTCGCCGACGCCGCGGCCGCGATCGTCGGCGCGCCTGTCACCATCGAGGACGTCCAGTCCCGAGTCCTCGCGCACTCGGAGCTGCAGGACACCGCGGACACCGCTCGGATCTCCACCATCGTCGGACGACGCGTTCCCGAAAACGTGATCCGGCACTTCCGATCTCGCGGGACCTTTCGTCGACTGCACGGCTGCGACGCCCCCATCCGGATCGACTCCGGACCAGAGGGCTTCCTCCCGCGCCTCGTCGTGCCGATCCGTTCCGGTCGGGAACTGCTCGGGTCCATCTGGGTCGTCGAATCCGAACCGGTGTCCGCACATCAACTGCTCGAGCTGACACGCACCGCATCCGTCGTGGCGCTGCACCTGGTTCGGCTGCGCGCCCAGTCCGGGATGGCGCGCCGGATGTCCGCGGACCGCCTTCGCGCGCTTCTGCTCTCGCCCGACGACGGCGTCACCGTTCCCCTTCCGCCGGGACCGTGGCGCGTCGTCGCGCTGGCGAGCGCGCGAAGCGACACCGCTGATACGCAGATCGCGGCGCAGGAGGGGTTCCTCCGTCGGCACGGATGGCTCCAACCACTACTCACGACGCTCGACGACATACCGATCGCGGTCGTCACCGACGCCGGGTCCACGAGGGTCGCCGGGAGTTGGGAATGGTTGCGGACCGCGATCGCCGGCGCGGACCAGGCGAACGCGTCCGCGCTGGCCGGCGGCCCTGCACGCACCCCGGAAGAACTGTCCAGATCCGGTTCGGAGGCACTGGAACTGGTGGCCCTCGCCGGAGTAGGGCGCCTTCATGCTTCGTCGACGACGTTCGAGGAGGCATGGCCCGACATCGCCCTCGCTCGCGCCCGCTCAGCGATCCTGGCAACGCCGTTCGACGTCGGACCGGTGCGGTTGTTGGTCGATCACGACCGTGAGCGCGGATCGGACCTCGTCGCCACGCTCGCCACATACCTCGCTCATTACGGCGAACCCAAGCGCGCCGCTCGGGAACTCCACGTACATCCGAACACCCTGCGCTACCGGATGAGACAGATCATCGATCTCTCCGGACTCGACGTCACGGATCATCGGGTCCGGCTGGCGGCGGCACTCGTGCTCGACTCGACCACCGCCCGCCGACACCGCGGCGCCTGA